The Oscillospiraceae bacterium genome contains the following window.
ACCCCGCCAACCCGGTCACACCAAGGCTTGTCACTTTTGCATACATAGGCGGCTCCCTTTACAGCTTTTCCACGCCGGGAATCAGCGCGGGGTCATACATGACTTCGGAATGGTTGTTCAGCACAAGCTCCCGATGCAGCAGCTGCCCGGTCTGTGCGTCCAGTGTCTCCTTGTAAATCTTCGACACACGGTAATATTTGCCGCCCTCTTTTTGGAAGTGGTGCCCTTCCTCCACAATGCGGTAGCGGCAGGGCAGGGGGCGCTCACAGCGCAGTTCGGCGTAGAGGTTGTCCTCATCGCACCACAACAGCAGCTGGAACGTCTGGTCCGTCTCATTTTTAAAACGGTAGTCGCCGTTATTGTAAAACACCGACGTGCCGGAACTGAACGGCACCCGCGGTCCCTCGTCGGGGGCCAGCGCGTCGGAGTGCTTGTGAAACTCGGTCACAGTCAGAGGGCTTACCAGCACAACGCGGTGAATCGTGTTTGCCAGGTTGCACAGCCCGCCGCCGATGCCCGGCAGAATATGATTACGCACCAAAATCCGCCCATCCCGGTAGC
Protein-coding sequences here:
- a CDS encoding VanW family protein; this translates as MFCDISPTCYKIALQKEICKRHIKNFFAQENYADTQDTAPLPCIVAQYSSHLIKRGKGIDPVLQENKAVNIRLANERLNGILIRPGETFSFWHRVGKTTKRKGYRDGRILVRNHILPGIGGGLCNLANTIHRVVLVSPLTVTEFHKHSDALAPDEGPRVPFSSGTSVFYNNGDYRFKNETDQTFQLLLWCDEDNLYAELRCERPLPCRYRIVEEGHHFQKEGGKYYRVSKIYKETLDAQTGQLLHRELVLNNHSEVMYDPALIPGVEKL